The proteins below are encoded in one region of Pomacea canaliculata isolate SZHN2017 linkage group LG7, ASM307304v1, whole genome shotgun sequence:
- the LOC112568428 gene encoding solute carrier organic anion transporter family member 2A1-like, protein MEKDELQDLQTNHSDDKRTEDHHGNEEYAVCGAGSCRPSSMQRCARIGCFTLLVSLITLTTSTLNTYLSSQVTTLERQFGLSSSISGMILSCNELGYLLTILPFSHLARRLHVPRALAVTTLVFGLAGLMCTIPFLASRNSLLAVTWSLKDLNASQSDVSSSYIVPLCADDSLDHSLDDNLSLTSNMSYGRDSCIAEHSRKKAAVSEDWKGLAVAFLTIGMILQGCAKSPRTVFTGVYIDDNGLKTESSLHIGIVGCITIFGPVLAYVLGGVFTRLYITLEDTGLSPLDPRWIGAWWLGFLVFGITSIVTALPLVFFPRRLRPQPHLAALKEERKRAAKGRQCTYGIIEFLRSVVRVLMTPVYTLVVLGLCCQVLGQTGLFAFLPKYLETQFFLPTWKANVTIGLVNLLAMSLGTLIGGYVTSRFKFSPMTCLKVMVILNAVWTCLSVSGFVLGCDQPHIDTGVTSHSVMNTTQRCQSSCQCDDSSYFPTCGADGVTYFSPCHAGCSENRGTFYGNCSCIEMPKKTSQPVPEAVPGLCAQSCTTFYPYVAISFFSELLGAMSILPCFIVVIRSVAEVDKPLAIGIYSFLYTLLGWFPAPVLYGQVVDTTCLLWSSGCAGRGSCSLYDLRAFRHRMFGTFFTTRVVYLVFLVIALVVASRMKKPFFAHCDVEPEVSTVPKDEKAMLNKEHDHC, encoded by the exons ATGGAAAAGGACGAGCTTCAAGATTTGCAGACCAATCACTCTGACGATAAAAGGACAGAGGATCACCATGGCAACGAGGAGTACGCAGTGTGTGGAGCAGGTTCCTGTAGGCCTTCTTCCATGCAG CGATGCGCGAGGATCGGGTGTTTCACCTTGTTGGTCAGCCTGATAACCTTGACCACGTCCACCCTGAACACGTACCTCAGCTCGCAGGTCACCACGCTCGAGCGACAGTTCGGCCTCAGCAGCTCCATCAGCGGCATGATCTTGAGCTGCAACGAGCTTGGTTACCTGTTGACCATTCTGCCTTTCTCTCACCTGGCGCGGCGGCTGCACGTTCCCCGGGCTCTCGCCGTCACCACGTTGGTGTTCGGCCTCGCCGGCCTCATGTGTACCATCCCCTTCCTCGCCTCCAGAAACAGTCTCTTAGCTGTCACGTGGTCTCTGAAGGATCTCAACGCCTCCCAGAGCGATGTCTCCAGCAGCTACATCGTGCCTCTgtgtgcagacgacagtttgGACCACTCCCTTGATGACAACCTTTCCCTCACGAGTAACATGTCGTACGGGAGAGATTCTTGTATAGCGGAACATTCGAGAAAGAAGGCGGCTGTTTCCGAAGACTGGAAGGGCCTGGCTGTTGCGTTCCTAACCATTGGGATGATTCTTCAAGGCTGTGCCAAGTCTCCTCGCACTGTGTTCACAGGCGTGTACATTGATGACAATGGACTTAAAACTGAGAGCTCACTCCATATCG gaaTCGTTGGATGTATCACTATTTTCGGACCTGTTCTTGCCTATGTCCTGGGAGGAGTTTTCACCAGACTATACATCACACTggaag ACACTGGCTTGTCCCCCCTTGACCCTCGCTGGATAGGAGCCTGGTGGCTTGGCTTTCTCGTCTTCGGCATCACAAGCATCGTCACCGCTCTTCCTCTGGTGTTCTTTCCACGACGACTTCGACCACAGCCCCACCTGGCGGCTCTGAAGGAAGAGCGGAAGCGTGCAGCCAAGGGCAGACAATGCACATATGGCATCATAG AATTCCTACGAAGTGTGGTGCGCGTGCTGATGACCCCTGTCTACACCCTTGTGGTGCTTGGATTGTGTTGCCAGGTCTTGGGACAAACCGGGTTGTTTGCATTTCTACCCAAGTACCTTGAGACCCAGTTCTTCCTGCCCACGTGGAAGGCCAACGTTACGATCG GCCTTGTCAACCTACTGGCGATGTCACTCGGCACGCTGATTGGCGGTTACGTCACGTCACGCTTCAAGTTTTCGCCAATGACGTGCTTGAAGGTGATGGTGATCCTCAATGCAGTTTGGACTTGCCTGTCTGTAAGCGGCTTTGTCCTTGGTTGTGACCAGCCGCACATTGACActggcgtgacgtcacacag tgtgatGAACACAACACAGCGATGTCAGTCGAGCTGTCAGTGCGATGACTCGAGTTACTTCCCAACGTGCGGCGCAGACGGCGTGACGTACTTCTCGCCATGTCACGCGGGATGCTCTGAGAACAGAGGGACT TTCTACGGGAACTGCTCATGCATAGAAATGCCCAAGAAGACATCACAACCTGTCCCAGAGGCTGTTCCTGGACTGTGCGCCCAGAGCTGCACCACGTTCTATCCCTACGTGGCCATCAGCTTCTTCTCAGAACTGCTCGGAGCGATGAGTATTCTGCCATGTTTCATCGTCGTAATCAG GAGTGTTGCAGAAGTTGACAAGCCACTTGCCATTGGAATTTACAGCTTTTTATACACTCTCCTGG GCTGGTTTCCTGCCCCTGTCCTGTACGGCCAAGTTGTGGACACCACGTGTCTGCTGTGGAGTTCCGGGTGCGCGGGTAGAGGCTCGTGCTCCCTGTACGACCTGCGCGCCTTCAGACATCGAATGTTTGGCACGTTCTTCACCACGCGCGTCGTATATCTCGTCTTCCTCGTCATCGCCTTAGTCGTTGCGTCACGGATGAAGAAACCTTTCTTTGCTCACTGCGATGTTGAACCTGAAGTGTCCACGGTGCCGAAGGATGAAAAAGCGATGCTAAACAAAGAACATGACCACTGTTGA